A region of the Streptomyces sp. NBC_00442 genome:
CACTGCGCGCTCGCGCCGGATCCGGCGCCCTCGGCCCGCGGTGTCTGGTCGGTCACAGGGAACAGTTGTCGCATGCCGTGCAGTCTGGCACGCCCCTTACAGTGGGGAACTGTGTCGACCAGCCCCATAGCCCAAGCGGCCCCGGTGTCCCTCTGTGCCCGCGCGCCGCACGTCCCCGCCGACCGTCTGGTCGCGGAGATGGTGCCGCCGCCGCGGTTCGACTCGGTTCGCTTCGAGACGTACGTGCCGGACCCGAACCAGCCGAGCCAGGCCGAAGCGGTCACCGTGCTCTCCTCCTTCGCGGCGGGGCTCGGCGGAGCGCACGCCTCCGGTGCCAGGCGCCGGTGGTTCGCGAAGAAGCCTGCCGCGGCGGCCGGCCCGCGCGGCGTGTACCTCGACGGGGGGTACGGCGTCGGCAAGACCCACCTGCTCGCCTCCCTGTGGCACGCGACCCCCGCCGAGCCCGCGCTCAAGGCCTTCGGCACCTTCGTCGAGCTGACCAACCTGGTCGGCGCCCTGGGCTTCCAGCAGACCGTGCAGACGCTCAGCGGCCACCGGCTGCTGTGCATCGACGAGTTCGAGCTCGACGACCCGGGCGACACCGTGCTCGTCTCCTCGCTGCTCCGCAAGCTCG
Encoded here:
- the zapE gene encoding cell division protein ZapE, with amino-acid sequence MPCSLARPLQWGTVSTSPIAQAAPVSLCARAPHVPADRLVAEMVPPPRFDSVRFETYVPDPNQPSQAEAVTVLSSFAAGLGGAHASGARRRWFAKKPAAAAGPRGVYLDGGYGVGKTHLLASLWHATPAEPALKAFGTFVELTNLVGALGFQQTVQTLSGHRLLCIDEFELDDPGDTVLVSSLLRKLVEQGVALAATSNTLPGKLGEGRFAAADFLREIQGLSAHFRPLRIDGEDYRHRGLPEAPPPYSDEQVTKAAYATEGAALDDFPQLLDHLARVHPSRYGALTDGVRAVCLTDVGPVPDQSTALRLVVLADRLYDREVPVLASGVPFDRLFSDEMLNGGYRKKYFRAISRLTALARDAKGLVGQ